The Spirosoma oryzicola region TCCACCCGCCACGACCAATCTACCGTTTGAGGTTTTGCTGTCATTTGCGTCGCTCAAACAATTCGGAGCCAACGGCGGCTGGAACGACTGGAAATCGAACTATAGTGGTGCTCAACTGTACATGACGCTACCGCCAACCCTTTCGGCTGCCCAGATGGAGCGCTCGCTCGTGCCGTTTGTCCAAAAATACATGAGCCCAGAGGATGCTAAACAACTTCAGTACGAATTACAACCGCTGACCAACATTCATTTCGACGCGCGCACGGGCAATTCGGCCAATCGTACCGTCAGCAAACGAATGATTTGGGCAATGGCATTGATCGGTGTGTTTATCCTGATTACGGCTTGTGTCAACTTCATCAATCTAGCGACCGCTCAGGCCATTCGGCGGGCAAAGGAAGTGGGCGTTCGGAAAGTGCTGGGCAGTTCACGGGCGCAGTTGGTCCGGCAGTTTCTGGGTGAAACAGGTTTGCTGACGGGGTTGGCTGTTGGAATGGCCTTTGTGTTGGCTCACCTGTCATTACCCTACGTCGCCGAACTGCTCGATATAAAAGCCGTTGCGCTGGTGCTGCTCGACCCATTCGTGATTGGTTTTGTGGTGTTGCTGGCCGTGCTGACGACCGTGCTGGCTGGTTTTTATCCGGCCCTGGTCTTGTCGGGTTATCAGCCGGTACTGGCGCTGCGGGGCAAAATTCGAATGGCTGGCAACAGCCAGTTAACTCTGCGCCGGAGCCTGATTGTATTTCAGTTCGCCATCTCGCAGATACTTATCATTGGAACCGTCATCGCTTACAGCCAGATGAGCTACTTCCGGTCGGCGGATGTAGGGTACGACAAAGAGGCTGTACTAACGGTACAAATCCCCGAACGCAAAGCAGGACAATTGGAAGCCCTGAAAGCCAAATTAACGGACCTGCCCAACATCCGGTCGATGAGTTATGGGCTTTCGATACCCTCGTCGGATGGCAACTGGTGGACAAGTTTCACCTATAACAATGCCGCCAAAGAGGCTGATTTCGGTGTCGTTATGCGCTGCGCCGATACGGCCTATCTAAATACGTATGGCTTAAAACTGATTGCCGGTCGAATGTACCACCCTGCCGATACAATGCGGGAAGTGGTGGTGAATGAATCCTTCGTGAAGAAGCTAGGCATTCGGCAACCACAGCAAATTATTGGCAAATACCTGGCCTTAGGTGGTACTGGTAACGCTAACAAGCAGATCGTGGGGGTAGTGAAAGACTTCAACACGTTCTCTCTGCACCAGAAAACAAACCCCAGTGTACTGACCACCCAGCGGGATGCCTATCACATACTTGGTATCAAGTTATCAACTCAGCAGGGCGGTACCGTAGCCATCAGTCGACTTATCGGCGAGATCGAAACCGCCTGGAATACGGTCTTTCCTGATTTTGTGTTTAAATATGAATTCCTGGACCAGACACTGGCGAACTTCTACAAGAGCGAGGAACGCATGTATGCCTTGTTTCGGCTGCTGGCGGGGATTGCTATTTTCATCGGTTGCCTGGGCTTATACGGCGTGGTGGCATTCATGGCCGAATCCAGAACCAAAGAGGTTGGCATCCGCAAGGTGCTCGGTGCATCAACCGGTCACATCTTCGGCTTGTTCTCCATTGATTTTGTCCGGCTGGTTCTGATTGCATTGGTCATTGCTTCGCCGATAGCCTGGTACGTCATGGACAAGTGGCTGGCCGATTTTCCGTACAAGATCACTATTGCCTG contains the following coding sequences:
- a CDS encoding ABC transporter permease, whose product is MLKSYFSTALRALKRNWNYTVINVVGLTFGLACCLVLFLAIRYELSYDRHHANADRTYRMITYYRDSEGDDRNTGVPMPTLAALRTDFPALEHQLTMVYELYGGLVKAGENQSSKFLEDGGVMAFVEPAYFRLFDYQWKEGNPQTAIKNPNTVVLSGRMARKYFGDADPVGKSIRVENKMDFVVTGVVANPPATTNLPFEVLLSFASLKQFGANGGWNDWKSNYSGAQLYMTLPPTLSAAQMERSLVPFVQKYMSPEDAKQLQYELQPLTNIHFDARTGNSANRTVSKRMIWAMALIGVFILITACVNFINLATAQAIRRAKEVGVRKVLGSSRAQLVRQFLGETGLLTGLAVGMAFVLAHLSLPYVAELLDIKAVALVLLDPFVIGFVVLLAVLTTVLAGFYPALVLSGYQPVLALRGKIRMAGNSQLTLRRSLIVFQFAISQILIIGTVIAYSQMSYFRSADVGYDKEAVLTVQIPERKAGQLEALKAKLTDLPNIRSMSYGLSIPSSDGNWWTSFTYNNAAKEADFGVVMRCADTAYLNTYGLKLIAGRMYHPADTMREVVVNESFVKKLGIRQPQQIIGKYLALGGTGNANKQIVGVVKDFNTFSLHQKTNPSVLTTQRDAYHILGIKLSTQQGGTVAISRLIGEIETAWNTVFPDFVFKYEFLDQTLANFYKSEERMYALFRLLAGIAIFIGCLGLYGVVAFMAESRTKEVGIRKVLGASTGHIFGLFSIDFVRLVLIALVIASPIAWYVMDKWLADFPYKITIAWWMFALAGLFAIGIALLTVSFQSVKAALMNPVKSLRSE